The proteins below are encoded in one region of Nocardioides marmorisolisilvae:
- a CDS encoding type II secretion system F family protein, giving the protein MMQLFAAVLLGSAVWWLCSPSARLRVVVSTALPQAEREQASLLLRLRIPLSALAFVAGWAFLGGLPGMAVGALAAGVSWRVLGRAESPTRRRRRERLEADLPWGVQLLGSCLIAGAAVPSSLRTVADAIPGPLGDEFGLLHHRLALGEDPVQVWRELCDHDQLRPLGRALVRAQESGTPVAGSIQALADELRARRRAAVEERARSVDVKASAPLGVCFLPAFILLGVVPMVVGIFSSLRLFG; this is encoded by the coding sequence ATGATGCAGCTGTTCGCGGCGGTCCTCCTCGGATCAGCGGTCTGGTGGCTCTGCAGTCCGAGTGCCCGGCTTCGAGTCGTGGTCTCGACGGCGCTGCCGCAGGCGGAACGCGAGCAGGCCTCCCTGTTGCTGCGGCTCCGGATCCCGCTGTCCGCGCTGGCCTTCGTCGCTGGGTGGGCGTTCCTCGGCGGACTCCCCGGGATGGCCGTCGGCGCACTGGCGGCCGGAGTCTCGTGGAGGGTGCTGGGCAGGGCGGAGAGTCCTACCCGTCGTCGGCGGCGGGAGCGCCTCGAGGCCGACCTGCCCTGGGGAGTGCAGCTCCTTGGCAGCTGCCTGATCGCAGGCGCCGCGGTCCCGTCGTCCCTGCGGACGGTGGCCGACGCGATTCCCGGCCCGCTCGGCGACGAGTTCGGTCTGCTGCATCATCGGCTGGCCCTCGGTGAGGACCCGGTGCAGGTCTGGCGCGAGCTCTGTGACCACGATCAGCTCCGACCGCTGGGCCGTGCGCTGGTGCGTGCGCAGGAGAGCGGCACCCCTGTCGCCGGCTCCATCCAGGCCCTGGCAGACGAGCTTCGCGCCCGACGGCGTGCCGCCGTGGAGGAGCGAGCGCGCAGTGTCGACGTCAAGGCGTCAGCTCCATTGGGCGTGTGCTTCCTGCCCGCGTTCATCCTGCTCGGCGTGGTGCCGATGGTGGTGGGGATCTTCTCCTCGTTGCGGCTGTTCGGGTGA
- a CDS encoding type II secretion system F family protein, with amino-acid sequence MSTLVAGAGLAAITVWLAFPAGATARSAGRGRSARVHPGAWGGLVGAVVGLAWWLLGGTDLVLGAIAAVLAWGAVRLVLRRRQARAADERAEQVLLVCEAMAAELAGGQPALSALRRAAEDWRELGPVAVAGELDADVPAVLRELAALPGASQLRAVAAAWQVAHRSGSGLADALAQAAVALREERQTRRTVAAELAAARSTARLMALLPVMVLLLGVGVGGDPVGFLLHTAAGLGCLSAGLLLSFLGMVWLERIADAVLGR; translated from the coding sequence ATGAGCACGCTGGTGGCGGGCGCCGGATTGGCCGCGATCACGGTCTGGTTGGCCTTTCCTGCCGGGGCGACGGCGCGAAGCGCCGGTCGCGGGCGGTCCGCAAGGGTCCACCCCGGCGCGTGGGGAGGGCTGGTGGGGGCGGTGGTGGGCCTCGCGTGGTGGCTGCTGGGCGGCACCGACCTGGTCCTCGGCGCCATCGCGGCGGTCCTCGCCTGGGGGGCCGTCCGGCTGGTCCTGCGTCGGCGGCAGGCGCGTGCCGCCGACGAGCGCGCGGAGCAGGTGCTCCTCGTCTGCGAAGCGATGGCGGCCGAGCTGGCGGGGGGTCAGCCCGCACTGAGCGCGCTTCGCCGGGCCGCCGAGGACTGGCGTGAGCTCGGACCAGTTGCGGTCGCGGGTGAGCTCGATGCCGACGTACCCGCCGTCCTCCGGGAGCTGGCCGCGCTGCCGGGGGCGAGCCAGCTGCGCGCGGTGGCCGCGGCCTGGCAGGTGGCACACCGCTCCGGCTCCGGTCTGGCCGACGCACTCGCCCAGGCCGCGGTGGCGCTCAGGGAGGAGCGCCAGACCCGTCGCACCGTGGCCGCGGAGCTGGCCGCGGCGAGGTCGACCGCGCGACTGATGGCGCTCCTGCCGGTGATGGTGCTGCTCCTCGGGGTCGGGGTCGGCGGAGACCCTGTCGGGTTCCTGCTGCACACCGCGGCGGGTCTCGGGTGTCTGTCGGCTGGCCTGTTGCTCAGCTTCCTGGGAATGGTGTGGCTCGAGCGCATCGCCGACGCAGTCCTGGGCAGGTGA